The Rutidosis leptorrhynchoides isolate AG116_Rl617_1_P2 unplaced genomic scaffold, CSIRO_AGI_Rlap_v1 contig479, whole genome shotgun sequence DNA segment attttatgaagtatgAAATGCGACTAGAGAAAGGTCAAGGATTGCAGTGATAGGCTACCACATTTGATGAATTTCGCTTAATTGTACCAATGTAGACAGCCTTTTCTGTTTTCCCTTATTCTTCTTTCTCCAGATAAAGTAGTTGCAAGACTTGATAAAGTGGGTTAAAACATTTTCTGTTGGCAAATAAATGAAAATTCCTCAATTGCCTCTGGTGTGACCTTAAACACCTTCACTTGCCCCATTTAGTGGGGGCGAGAGCTCTGCTCAAGAACAATTATTCGTAATGAATGGAGTGCTCATTCACCAATACACATTATCTATCTTCCTGCATTTTTTTTACGTTGACATCAGTCTTTTTTTTGTGATGCAGACACCAGCTCGGTTACTTCACACTCTCATCTCCACTCTCCTTCCCTACCCATGCAACATTTTAAAGCTCTGTCCACAGCAAAGCTCTCTACTCAAGCTAACCATTCTAGATGCCAATCTCTGCAAATTGAAGAAGGTGATGAAACTGATAACGGTTTTGAGTTCAAAAGTACTGTGAGGCGAACATCCAGTGTCCAAAGCTTGATAACAGATGCACAATCTTGGATCTCTGATCAAGCATCCACCTCAGATATGCTCACTGATTATCCTTCATCAGAAAGTCAGGTAGCTCTTGTATCTTCTTTTTTCTCTGTTGCTACCTAAAGTTGATTTTGCATGTTAATTTGCTCAAAAGGCCTTCCCTTTCTATCAAGGATCATGCCTAGGTTTTGTAGTTACTGCAACAGAACATTCTCTACCTTATTTAATGATATATCCCTATAATATTTTGTCTTCTTTCCAAGCCAAAAGCAAGGCTCAAACCAGGGATCTCTAATTTGTGAATATAATCATCTTTGCTCCAGGCTAATCTCAACTTTGAGCTGGAAAAGCTGAGAATTGAACTTAGACATGCCCGTGGAATGTATGCGATGGCCCAAAGTGAAACAATGGATGCTTCGCGAAAGGTGTACCCTCATCTTCCTTTTAACTGAGTTTCAAGCTATCTCATTCTTTCATTATAAGGTCTTTCTTTTTTTTAATATATTGCAAGGGCCAAGGCAAGATTAATTCTGGTATTATTATTTTTGATTGACAGTGGTGTGTATCTGGTTTAGTCCattgtattaaaaaaaaatttacagcTGCTTTCTTGAATGCAATCCAAATCTGCCGGCATCCATTTTAATAGATAAATAGCGAAGTGCATACAAAAGCCCTGTCCTGTCCTGCACTTTTGACTATGCTGCAGTCACACAGTTGAATGTGACATTCTTTCTTGCCTTATTTAGCTAAACAATCTCAAGGAAAGACAGTTGGAGGAAGCCATGAAATTGAAAGACATAAAATCCAAGGAACAGAGAGCAGAAGAGTTAGCTAGACAGGAGCAGAAAAAGCATCATGCTGCAAAAACAGAAGCCACATATGTGAAGGATTGTGCTGAAAGAGAGGCTTCCCAAAGGAAAGAGGCGGAGATGAAGGCTTTGCATGATGCGAAAGAGAAGGAAAAACTGGAGGATGCTCTTTCCGGCCAGGCGCTGCAATATCAGATTTTTTCCTGGGAAGAGATTGTTTCTGCTACATCATCATTCTCTGAAAGTCTTAAGATAGGAATGGGAGCTTATGGAACTGTCTACAAGTGCAGTATACATCACACAGATGTGGCAGTCAAAGTTCTTCACTCGAAAGAGAGTCACAAATCAAAACAATTTCTGCAGGAGGTACGAAGTTGATGCATTGTCTGAAACAACACTTCTTTGTTGCCATGCTTTGGGATAGTTAGTTTTTCCCATCTGTTAGAAAGTGGACTCAGTAACTTTTTTTCTCTTCTAAATGTACTTCTCTCCACAGTAAGGATATTGTTTTTTGCTTTTTACATCAAATGGCAATGATTGTGTAGCGTAACCTGTTCTTGCCATGTCCAAACCAAAATTACTAATAGTTAATTTCATTTTTTCCAAATGCAGCTAGAGATATTGAGCAAAGTGCGTCATCCACACTTGCTTCTCCTCATTGGTGCATGTCCAGATCATGGCTGCTTAATTTATGAGTACTTGGAGAACGGTAGCCTAGAAGATAGGCTTCTTCGCAGAAATGACACGCTACCAATTCCGTGGTTTGCCAGATTCCGAATTGCATGGGAAGTAGCATCTGCTCTGGTATTTCTCCACAACTCAAAGCCGAAGCCAATAATTCATCGTGATCTGAAGCCAGCAAATATATTGCTTGACCATAACTATGTGAGCAAGATTGGAGATGTTGGTATCTCGACCATGCTCAATGATGACCCCACTATATCCACCAAGGACAACGGTACAGGTCCTGTGGGGACACTTTGTTATATGGATCCAGAGTACCAAAGGACTGGGCAGAATTCTCCAAAATCCGATGTTTATGCTTTTGGGATGGTGATATTGCAGTTGTTGACTGCAAAACCAGCAGTAGCATTGACTCATACCGTGGAAAGAGCAATAGAGGAAGGATCTTTAGTAGAGATTTTGGATGAAGAGGCTGGCGATTGGCCACTTGAAGAGACGAGAGAATTGGCCATGCTGGGTCTCAGCTGTGCTGAACTTCGGAGAAGAGACAGACCTGACTTGAAAGATGAAGTGCTTCCTAAACTGGAGAAACTGAAAGAGATTGCTGACAAGGCCAGAGATGCTGCTTCCAATGTCAAAATTTCGCCTCCAAGTCATTTCGTCTGCCCAATTCTTAAGGTCAGCTCTTATTTTCTTAGTCTACTCATTGAAGGCAATAAGCATGCGGAAGATAAAATGACCTCTTCAAGCATCCCCCACCCCACCCCAATCCTATTTTTCTTTTCATTGTGCTAAGATGTTCACATTGGCCTTAGGCATCATAATTGCATTGCACTCGCTGAGAACATCAACTAGAGGAGTTTAGGAAGTTGTCGATTTTGAGAATTTGGTGTACGTATAGGAAGTTAGAGGGTGTTATTGTTTGACAGTACCATAATGGTTGAGTATATCAGTCTGAAATTGCTGTGTCCTTACGCAGGATGTCATGGCCGACCCATATGTTGCTGCAGATGGATACACTTACGACCGCACGGCAATTGAGAAATGGCTCGAAGAGAATGACAAATCCCCAATGACTAACTTGCCTCTGCCGCATAAGAATCTGATACCGAACTACACTCTCCTATCTGCTATAATGGAGTGGAAGTCTAGGGAGTCGGGAGATGAAAGTAGATGCCGTAATGTATGATTTGAGAATTTTGTTTTTCCTGGATATAAAGGTTTGGCCTCATGTTATTAGACAGGTAGGGCATTAGGAGTAGAACCACGTGCAGCCAAAGTCTCTGTTGCTTCCATAAGACAAGAAGAGAATTAGAGTTCTTCAGCGGCATGTCATTAGCATTGTACATATTCTTACTTGCAGGTACTCTGGTTATATTTTCCTATTTATGACATAGGCGTGGCTTCTGGTTACCAAGACATCATATGCTTGTCTCACTCCTCTCTTCTATATACATGTGTGCGCGGTGCTCAGGGAAATCGAATCTCGGATCTAGTACTCTCCGACCCGACCCCCCAATCCCTTTACCAGCGGGCCGGCACGCCTGTTGGCATGCTTCCATGTCATAGTTCTTtttctggtttttttttttttttttttgggtcgaaCCCATGTCCTAGTTCATGAGCTACATACCGTGGCAGCCACTATATGCATGTCATTGTTTGCGGGAGATGAACTTCTAAGAAGCTAAATATAAGTTTTCCTCCACCGGTTACGGGATATTTTTATCTGCAGGCCAGCGCACACGGCAACCGAAGGTGGAGACTCACGAGTCATGGGAACGAGTGGCTTTAAATTGTTCGACTCCTGAAAAAAATATCTTCAGGCCGTGCATATGATGCGTGTTTTGGATTAGGAAAATTACCAACAAAAAAAAAGCCTTAAACCAGTTATAATTATACCAAATCAGTCTATTAACTTTTCGATGTTACCAATTTAGTCATAAAATTTTTCATGTTTTGTTAATTGAATCATCTGGCCAATTTTGACTAAAAGTTATTGAAGTGGTTATTTGCTAATGATCATACATGACACGGTTGgcattgatattaatatttttaaataatattttGAAATTTTTAATAGCTCTTTTGGTTTTCCTTTACTTTTCTTTTGGGCCCGAGGGTCAACAAGGGTCATTAGTAGACCCTCATCAGCCATAGTCGAGGACTAGACACCTTTGTCATCACTAGGCTAGGGCATTGCGAGAGTGGCTTGCAAGGGATTGGGCGAGCACCACTATGCCCTTGCCTAGGCCAAAGGGAGGTTGCACTGCCTCATCTAGATCTAGGCCAAGCAAGGACGCCTTGGCCCTTGCCAGTCATACATCCATTGTAACCGTTATACTGACTATATATTGGCATAGTTAAGTTCCTTAGAGATAATTATCCAAAAAAACGTAAATATATTGTACACGATCAATTCAATAATGAATATTTTATATGTGTCAATTTAGTTCTTAATCTTTTGACAAGTTATTAATGTAGTAATTCCAactaaatttggttagaaattacTTACGGGAATGTTGACAGTCTTATATGACACAATCGATAATGACGTGGACaagttttgtaattttttttaatttgtttACTTTTCTacattttttattaatttttttttctttttctttttttaactATTAAAATCTGGTGGCCCTAGCCAATGCCTATTGCCTAGTGACCCTCGCTATCTACTAGGCAAGGGCCGTGAGCCATCACTGaccattaacaaaaaaaaaaaggaaaattaAAAAATTCATTCATATCAATGTCAGTTATATCACATAAAATAGTCAAGATACACTTCATTCACAATTTTCTTTTTGGACAATTTTCTTGAATTTCGGATGCTCTGTGGCCTTTCGTGTAGCGTTCAAAGTCATAATCAACCCAAAACTGCTGGAGGGACAATCGAGGGTCCCATTCAAGAAAATGAGGGACCACATCCCATTTATGCAATGTCCTTGCTTTAGCGCGGGTTGCTCTATGgtataaaacaaaacaaaaaaaggcAATCTACAACTCGAACGACCTTTAGAATATATTCATAGGATGACAATAAGCTGATGGCACCGTCACTATTTGGAAAAGTGATGGTGCAACCTGCACCAAGTATTTTGTCAAGGACCTATGATGACTTGCTTGTCCAGTCTAATGGGTGTCAACAAGGATCCCTTTCGGTGAAAAAGATATTGAGTACTTAAAGGCCCACATCTAACTTGTCTTGTTACTCCATCGCACTGTTTTGCTATGCTCTTGCTACTCTCTTTCTCCCTCTCAATggaaataattttaaaaaaaaaaaatgaatgaagaATAGAAAATATGAAACAAAAATCTAAGTCGGTTGCAACTTTAGAGTGCCAAATGAAACCATTCTTAGTGGCCAAGAAGAAATAAACTCCCCTCACCTTTTTTATTTCAGTCACGCCAACAAGCTtagaaagcaaaaaaaaaaaaacacagctTTATGTGTTTCTTGATCTCTTAGCTCAAAATTTTATTCTAATAGACTTGTATGATCTCCAAATTTACATATTTTCCATTGGCTTGAATAGCTCGACAAGAACTCAAAAAAGAACAACAAAAATTAATGGAAAAAGTGAACTTTATCCCATAATTTCCTCAAGTCGAGACTGAGTAATGGAGGATTGAGGTAACACCGTGCACAGCGAggtatcaaaggagaagaggttggGCACAAGGAGAGGACAGCTGTTGAGGTTGAAGTTAGAGGGAGAGCAACAAGTGATGAGGATGGGGATGTGGGTAGGAGGGACGGCAAGCCAGAGTCTGTGCTCAAGAGCTTGAGTTGCGAGAAGGCGAGGTGCTAAGAGACGACGTTGTAGAGGAGAGAGACAGAGAGAGGGTCCTAGGGGATGCAACAACCTGTGCTCAACAATTCCATATTTGTTGAATGTCTCTTATTTTGTCTCTTCCGGTTGCCAATCGCATCTCTATTTAGTGTGTGGTCAAAATGGCACCGTTATTCACAAGGAATAAAGGTACCGTCACCTCAACAGCACTCTTattcatattaaaaaaaaaaattatgaatccCAAAGAAAGTATCCTACTAAAATGTAAATTATGAACTTGCTTTTATCATTTACGATACGATAATGAATATTAATGCAAAAACGAAAATGTATTTGTAGATTGTCATAACACAACTTTTGATGAAGTACAGGGACTTGCACAGATCATGATTAAAAATACTTGGATAAATATTATTGAACTGAGAGCGAAAAGGCTGAGGAGATTTTTCGGGAAAATATGATCTTGATTGCAATTTTGTCCATCACAAATTCACAAAAGCCAACCATAAGCGGACCATAAACATGCCATAGTTCCAAGATCAGCGTGATTAAATAATCACACTGAAGCATTTTGAATCAGCTCATCCACAAACAACTGTACATTCCGGTCCGACGAGCCACCATGGCCCACCACTTTTCGAGCAACCTCTTTTAACGCTGCTGCGTTGTTCCTCAACTCTTCAGACTGAGGGCTAGCGAGGATGTCTTCAATACATTTACCCAGTTTTCGATCTGATCTTAGCCTGACCCCTATCTTGAACACATCCTCTATAAGCTTCGCATTCGTCGGCTGGTCAGTCCACTGTGGATAGGCTATCAATGGCACACCCGAACATACAGTTTCGAGGATCGAGTTCCATCCACAATGAGTGACAAAGCAAGCGGTGGCCGGATGAGATAAGACCCTTGGTTGTGGACACCATGGCACTACCAGACCTTGCTCTTTCGTTTCGTCTAGAAAACCTTGTGGAAGTTGTCCTTCCCCATCTTTTGAAGACCATTCCGGAGGCTTCACGACCCATAGAAATGGATGTTTGGCGTTCTTTAAACCTGTGGATAGGAAATATCTTAAGAAACCGCATTAATTCTTACATAGGCATGCACACATAATGATTTACTGGATTGTTGTTCCGTCGATAGATCCGAGATCGGTATATTCTTTGTTTCCCACTTGTACCGTGTTGATGACTGTATAAAATATGTCAAGATTCGACGGTATCATCTGTAATTAATTTATTCCACGTGTATTCAAGGACATGATCATAATTAACCAGCTGCTTGGAAGGAAACTAGCATGGTACTCTCATGACTTCCACTTAAATCTAAGTTTTTTAGGACAGAAATTGAGCAAAAAACCATTAGCATATGTCAAACGATATATTAACCACGCTTTCGGAAAACTCTGACTCCATCAATTGTAGAACCAATACAGATTCTAATGAAGTTTGATTAATCATCTTTGTTGAGGGAAGCTATCTACCAATTGCATTTTAGAGCATGATCGTCAGGACTAGTCTAGTTTAATTAGCTAAACTAATGCTATAGATTTGTCTACAATCTAGAGAAACATTGCAATTGAATAATTAAATAAGTTGATCATATTCAACGCTCAATAAGAGTTTGCCATATCACTTTGACATGCTAATTTTATAAGTGGGTCtttgattaattaatattattcaATGAGTTTACGCAATAATTTTTAATATGTTTTTATTGGATTAACTTTTTTCATACAGGCAACTGAGATTCTCAAACCTGTTGCTATATTCTCCATCAGCTCAGCTGGAAGGGCAAGGATGCTACCAAACGACACGTAAATCACCGAGGAGTGTCTTTGTCGATCCAACCACTCGATGCACCTCTCGTCGGATCTCCACATCCCAATACCAACATCATCTTCTCGGTCTTGACCAAGCAACAGTGGTGGAACCAGTGGACCAACTGGTCGTATCGCATACAGCTCGGACATGGAGTCTATAACATCTCTTTCAAGCTCATAGAACGAATTCGCCAATACCCACTTGAACTTATTCATGCTTAGGGCCTGAAACGCCTCATCCAATAGCTTCTCAATGCTACCGAAAGGGTCGTTCGGAAGCACAAAAGATGGAAGATCTTGCATGCCTAACGATGGCAACCCTGGTAATTCCAATCGCTTGTCCGGGCACGTCAGGATTTGGAAAGAGTTGAGCTTGTTGTAAAAGCGATAGTAAATGGCATAGAGCGCACAAGGTTGAATCCACAGCAAGGCACACGGAACTCCGTGCTCCGCCGCCACATCAGCGACCCAGGGGACGAAAGGGTTTGCAACAATGCACAAAAGGTCGGCGCTTCCGGGGTTCCCGTAACGTTGTTTGATCAGGTTCGAGAGATTAGGGGGCCCAAACTTGGCTAAGGACTCCATGTAACCATCGAGGTGAGTCCTCCGGTCGAAGTCAATGCTGAGGCCGTCCGAGTAGTAGAGAAGCTCGATCCCAGAGGTGGAATCTGCAGCGGCCGAGGAGTATTTTAGCATGCGGTTGCGTGCTATTTCGGTTGTGGCGAGCTTGACGATGATGCCCTTGGAGAATAGCTTCATGCCTAGCCTGAGCATGGGGTTCATGTGGCCTTGAGATGCGAATGCAACCATTAGAACATGGTGTTGCTTTTGTGCCTGGTCCATCAAAGCCATGAACGCAACAAGCACTACAAGGAGAGGGAGAGGGACAGCGGGCGCGTGAGTTTGCGTTGGTGCTAGTGTGGAGTGAAACGAGCATGTACATATAGaggttaataaatatattattggaAAGTACCGTACGCAATGACGCAATAAAATCGACGTGAACCGTAGGAGAGGACACAAACATCAAAAATTACCTTATCTGCGCCGTATCCAATTCCATTTTGTTTACTTAT contains these protein-coding regions:
- the LOC139883943 gene encoding U-box domain-containing protein 35-like; protein product: MAENEITHSQGQLVLPSPPRLIVAIAIDGKRSSKYVVRWALDKFVPQGEVLFKLLHVRPRITTVPTPMGNSIPLSQVREDVAAAYKKEMEWQTTEMLLPYKKMCSQRKVQVEVMLIESDDVENAIAEEVNKSAISKLVIGAASCGIFTRKPKKHNLSSRISACTPSFCTVFAVSKGKLSSIRPSDLESSASIKDDSSDTSCSAKSSTSYTSSSRGDTSSVTSHSHLHSPSLPMQHFKALSTAKLSTQANHSRCQSLQIEEGDETDNGFEFKSTVRRTSSVQSLITDAQSWISDQASTSDMLTDYPSSESQANLNFELEKLRIELRHARGMYAMAQSETMDASRKLNNLKERQLEEAMKLKDIKSKEQRAEELARQEQKKHHAAKTEATYVKDCAEREASQRKEAEMKALHDAKEKEKLEDALSGQALQYQIFSWEEIVSATSSFSESLKIGMGAYGTVYKCSIHHTDVAVKVLHSKESHKSKQFLQELEILSKVRHPHLLLLIGACPDHGCLIYEYLENGSLEDRLLRRNDTLPIPWFARFRIAWEVASALVFLHNSKPKPIIHRDLKPANILLDHNYVSKIGDVGISTMLNDDPTISTKDNGTGPVGTLCYMDPEYQRTGQNSPKSDVYAFGMVILQLLTAKPAVALTHTVERAIEEGSLVEILDEEAGDWPLEETRELAMLGLSCAELRRRDRPDLKDEVLPKLEKLKEIADKARDAASNVKISPPSHFVCPILKDVMADPYVAADGYTYDRTAIEKWLEENDKSPMTNLPLPHKNLIPNYTLLSAIMEWKSRESGDESRCRNTGRALGVEPRAAKVSVASIRQEEN
- the LOC139883944 gene encoding UDP-glycosyltransferase 84B2-like, which codes for MALMDQAQKQHHVLMVAFASQGHMNPMLRLGMKLFSKGIIVKLATTEIARNRMLKYSSAAADSTSGIELLYYSDGLSIDFDRRTHLDGYMESLAKFGPPNLSNLIKQRYGNPGSADLLCIVANPFVPWVADVAAEHGVPCALLWIQPCALYAIYYRFYNKLNSFQILTCPDKRLELPGLPSLGMQDLPSFVLPNDPFGSIEKLLDEAFQALSMNKFKWVLANSFYELERDVIDSMSELYAIRPVGPLVPPLLLGQDREDDVGIGMWRSDERCIEWLDRQRHSSVIYVSFGSILALPAELMENIATGLKNAKHPFLWVVKPPEWSSKDGEGQLPQGFLDETKEQGLVVPWCPQPRVLSHPATACFVTHCGWNSILETVCSGVPLIAYPQWTDQPTNAKLIEDVFKIGVRLRSDRKLGKCIEDILASPQSEELRNNAAALKEVARKVVGHGGSSDRNVQLFVDELIQNASV